In Falco rusticolus isolate bFalRus1 chromosome 7, bFalRus1.pri, whole genome shotgun sequence, the DNA window CATGGCCTCGGGGCTGAAGCGGTAGGAGCCCTCGCTCACCCGCCTGTTGTAGGGGGCAAAGGCAGATTTCCGTGGGAGGGGGCACTCGGGCTCGAAGGCAGGGCTGCGGTAGAGGTTGTGCCGCAGGAACAGGGGGTCCTCGAGCcccaggaaggagagggggTGATGGCCACGGTACAGCCGCCAGTCGCCCCTCAGCTGGGATTTCTCCTCAGCGGAGGGGGGGGCAGGCTTGGTGTCCTCCTCCTTCTGCTCCGTCTCCGGGCTGGGCTTGCTGCCCCCGGCTGGCTCCTCTGCCTTCACTGACTGCCTGCGGAGCTGAGAGACGGGTGAGCACCCAGCCAGGCTGAACCTGCcggccagccctgctctccctgtgcCACACAGCCCCCTCAGAACTAGGGGGACCTCAGGACAAGCAAATTTGCACCCAGAAGGGTCCACAGTGGAGGAGAGTGGGTGGGTGCAGCCCAGGCACCTGCAGTGGAGAGGTGGtcccaggggagcagcagggtgggggaaaggagaggggacATGGTCTCAGCCTGAACTTTCACCTTCCCAGGAATTTGTGGTCACAGCCTGGCTTGGGCATGAACTGTGTGAAGGTGCCATCACCAGCCAACCTGCTGGTTCTGTCGGGGGAAACACACTGTCATGGCTTGGGGGATGCTCAGGAGGAGGGTGAGACTGAGGTGTCCTGAAAGCACCCCATTTCCCCGCTCTGGTACCTCCTGCCTGGAGCTATGGGGTGCTCATGATTGGAGAAAATGAGGCTCGCTGGAGATGGACGGGACCTGGCTGGGGATAAACTCACCGGCACGTAGCTGTACAGGGTGCCCAGCAGATGCTTGGGGGCACTGACGAGGGTCCCCCCGAGAGCATCCACTGTCTCCATGGCCTTGGACAGCCTGCGGGGGGTGAAAAGGATCAACCcctctgctgcatcccaggCCACGGCTGGAACCTTCTTCACGCTGGAGATGCCGGAGGCACAGGCGGTTTGCAGGTTGTGAGCCACgctgcccaccagcccagggtTGTCCCCTGCCTGTCAAGAGAAACCAGCTCAGCCgctggccccagcagctgctccaggtaGGACATGGGTGGACCTGGGCTCCCCATCCCCCCTGCAGCTCACAGCCAGAGTGCTTTCAGCTCGCTGCTTTGCAAAAGCCACCACAGCCCTTTGCAGCAGGGTCACTCCTTGTCGCTTCCActgccccccctgcccaggccccTGGAGaccctctgccctgggctgtgctTCCGCTGCAGGCAGAGGCGAAGGGCAGTGACCCCAACCTGCTGCTTCCCGTCCCCACGTCCCAgcggagctgctgctggggactgtTCCCAGACCCCCGGCTCACACTGCCCCTCGCTGCTGGGACCACGAAGGGAGATTTTTCGGGGGTGTTCAGGGGCTCGGTAGGAAGCTCGGTGCTGACACcccacagcagcaaaggagTCTTGAATATACAAGCCAGGGTGACCCTGTCCAGCTCAGgggctgcccacagcctgcagcTTTGGGGCATTAGGgaagggggctgctggggatgcCCCCTGCCAACTTCCCCTTGCCTCCTCCAGGTTGAAATTCAGGGTTGAGTGGGGATGAGGGCCTGACCCCCACAGCTACGGGGGGAACATCCCCCACATGGCCCATGGGCAGGAGGATGCTTTGGGGCACCCCTGGCCCACTGCTCCCCTTTTCTCTGTACCTCCTTGGTGTGGTCATCTTTCTTCCCCAccttctcctgcttctgctctggCACCTTGCTCTGCCGCTGGCTCAGCCAGCCACCCGCAGTGCTCTGCCCATCACCGTGGACCCGTGGCGCTGCAGGTACACTCGGCTTGGCCAGGCTGCCCTGGAAGAGGAACAAAAAGCCACTGTttggggggagctggcaggtCCCATCCGCCCCATCCTGCTTAGCCTGAGGATTTCACAGGGTCCCTGGGGTgcacagggagcagaggggtTCATTGATGCATGCCGGAAGAAATCCGGAGGGCAGCCGGGAGGTCCAGGATTTTGGCATAGGCCAGGGAAGGGGTTCCTGCCGCAGCGCTGGGTGGAAGAGGAGAGGTGCCTCCTTCTCCTCATCCTCTCTGAGCCTCTGCAGGCGCTTTTTGCTTTAGGAAGGATGTTATGGCAAGGCCATAAATCAACAGTATACATTGGGAGCCAGCTAAAAATAACTTGTCCCACTAATATGGTACAAAGTTGTGTGTGAACGTGCTGTGGGAACCACCAGCCCTCGGCTCATCTTGCTGAGTGGGGGAAACAGCAGTGCCCACCAGCCTGCCCTCGGACGTGCTCCGAGGAGCTTGAAATGTCTCAGCCAAAAGCAGAATCAGCCCCAAAAAGGGTATGGGGGAGGAGGAACCTGGCAGATGGGTTTGGCACTCACCAAGACAGGGATCCAGGtggccagctcctgccctttGGCTTTGGCATGCTGGAGGCTTTGGGTGGTTTGCTGGTAAGCACGGTGGGAGACGGTGCTAACCAAGGCGCTGATCCggcccagggtgctgggagcactggtCTGCTGCTGGGAGACCTTTGCTGCTGACTCACGTGTCTCTTTGGGCTTCTGATCTAAAGGCAGGAGAGCAGTGGAAGGTTTATGTCCTGGCAGGACGACCCTTCTAGGCATCCCTACACCAAAATCCAGTGTTTTTCTCCTGCCACTTGCACCCCATGAGTGAGGTGTCACCCCAGGTACATCCAGCCCTTACCAGATGAGGGGATTTGGGTATCAGGACTACCTGcttcttcatcctcctctgGCAGCAGGTACTCCATCAGCTTCTCCAGCCCTCCCAGGGCCGTGTCGACCCCTGCGGCTGCCATCTGGCTCACTGAGTTCCTCCTCGTGTACCTTGCTGTCGTTTCCACTGTGTTCTTGGTGACCTCGTAGCCCTCGGCTGCCAGCTCCATGATCTTATCCATGGAGTTGCCAATGGTGCTTTTGGCACTTTGGAGGGGGGAGGAGATGGTGCCCTTTAGTTCAGATGCGAGCTGTGGGCAGAGaacacagccctgctggtgTGCTTGGGGTGGCATGGGACAGCCAGAGGGACCACAGGAACCCATGGCAGCTATGCAAGTAGACAGCCCCAGGAGGAGCATAACAGCTCTCTTGAGCCTGGGCTGAAGGTAGCTGGCAGGGATGGGACACAGGACACTGTTGACCTATGTTTGGGAGCACCCCAACCatcccctgggctgcaggaacCCTGGAGGAGCCCTTGCTTGGAGGTGCTGCCTTGTTTCTCCCCCAGTAGCCCATCACCATCCAGAAACAAGACCAGAGATgtgggctctgcagaggggtcgGGGGTGTCTTAGAATGTCCTGACTGTGACTGACCTTATCAACTGGGTACTGGAGGGCAGGGATCTTCTCCTCCAGGTGGTCCAAGCCCCGGCAAGCCAGATTGTTGGCCACAGCGACTGCCTTGGGCAAAAGCATGGGGTGGGTTGGTAAGAAAAGCACCTGGGCTGTGCTAGGCTCATGCTAGTGCCAGTGCTGTCCCACCAAAGGAGGCTCTGGTGGGCTCCCCCCTGCCGTGTTCCCCCCCGTGGATGGACTCACACTGAGGCTCCAGCCTGCGCACCACGGGCTCCACGCTCCACATGGCCAAGGCGCTGGCACCCTGCACACCCCGCTCGTAGACCTCACACACTGAGGCCACGAGCGGGTGGGCCTCCTTGGTGCTGGCGTAGGTCCGCTGGAGGCTTTCGCAGGTCGAGCTCACCACCGGCAGCTGCAGGACCCTCTGCAGTACATTCTCCTATGCATGGCAGATGGGCATCAGTCAGCCAACAGCTCTTCCCTGAAGAATGCCCTCTTGACCACATCTTGGTGGCAGAGGACCGCAGCTCACGTTGGAGGAGGAGGGCATTTCTCAACCCTCACTGAGGGTCTCCCAGTTACGTTGTGTATGGCACAGCCATGGACAAGCACGCTGGCTGCTGCCGCAGAAGGAGCATGGACACCACAGGCAGTGTCGGTGATGGTCCCCACTCCCCCCATCTCCCAAGCCCAACTGTCCAGGTGGTCCCTCTGGCTTTCTACCCTGCTCCTTCTATCTGACCCAGCCCTTGCTCCTATCCTTGGACCAGCACTGGCCAGTGCCTATGTGGCACCTCTATCCTGTCTGTCTTGTCACCACCGTGGCAAATAAGGCATATGGACCTcaaaaagaaggggagaggaataagTCTGTCCCTGAGGGCACACAGGGCTTTGGTAGGAGCCACTGCTGTAAGAAAAGGGCACCAGAGCTCTTCGAGGCGGCAAGGCACCGCACCCCCACACCCTGCTAGCACAGGCAATGTGGGATACCAGTATAAACCAGCACAGCCGACACCTGTGTGCACTGCCAGTGCCAGAGCATGGCTGGAGGTAGGTCCCTCAAAGCTGGGCAAGCAGGATGagcctgtgctccagctgctgctcttgcctGGTACCCAGCTGGTGAGGTGGGACAACTGAGGGAGATGTTGCAGCTCCAGGGGAGGACCGAAGGGAGCATTGTCTCACCACAGCAGCCATGAGGGCtgcacaggacagaaaaaaaggcaaagctgagctTTCCTCTGATCACCAGTGGGTGAGAGGCAAGTTTGGCTTCATGTCCCGCTTGTAACCATGACCAGACTGTGAATTTGCATGTTTGAGAAAAACTGTATCGTTTTGTGCTACACTGTGCTAATTTTGGCTTGACGTGGAGCCAGCCCTCTCACAAATCCCGCAGTTCAGCAATCCCAGGGGCTCTAGCTGTTCAGAGCAGCATTGCATCCAAGCAGCATGACTGCTTGAGGTCTGGGGTCCACCGTAGGGACACAGACAAAGGACAGGAGGACAGGCACTGCCAGCTGGTTTCACCAAGGTCTCGCATCAGCTCAGAGTTAACTTGGTTCTGAACTATTTAATTTCAAGCAAGTGAAAGGTTTTATCCTTTCCCTTTGATGATGCTCTATATTATTGCAGGTAAAGATCCATATAAAGATAACAGGGGTTATATATGCTGTATATAGCACGAGGGACAGTGTGAGATGTGGCTTGTATTCATCTGGCAGTGTCAGTATGCACCACCTGGCGCCCTTGGCAAAcctctgccctcccctctctcccccttcccacacCCACCTTGGCACTTCCATTCTGCACAGTTTGATTCTTCTTCGCTGTCATTGTGATGCATCCACCTGTAAAGCAAAGTTGGGAGCTGCAGACCCCGCTgtaaaggcagagctgggcttggCCTCCCCCAGCTCACGCCTGCACCCCCTAAgcacagtggggctgggagctgggctgagacATGCACCTCCCATGGGTGTAACGGATGTGTCAGTGCCTAACGCTTGACTTTTTTACCAGTTAAGCTGTAAAACCAATGACTCCACACAGCCCTCCTCTGCTAGTGTGTCTTAACACCCAAAGATCCACAAAATTAGTTGAGGCATCTAGTCTGGAGGAGCTACCGTACAAGGCAGGATAAAGGGCACCGACAGAGCTGTAAAGCAAACTCAGAGCAACCAGGATGTTAATAGACGTGCGCGAGGGCCAGGCTGagatgcaggcaggggaggggtaAGACGATAGGacaggagcagagagaggagctGCGGGCAGGGACATGGTGAGCTGCCCAGCTGCGGTCAGCATCCCCCTCCTGCACAtctgtcctgcagctctgctgctcacaATGCCAGCACCcatccctgcacagccccagcttgATGAGGGTGACAAAAGCACCGCAAAACACCCGTCTccactgctcccagctgggTAACAGCTGAAAGCACAACCCTAGCTCCCAGCACAGACTCCCTTTTCTTAGCAGCAGATGAAATTCAAGAGATTTAGGGAGAGCGGGTGATCCCTGCTCTCACCCTGCCTGTCCCGCTGAAGCTGTCCCCCGAGCACCCGGTGGAGACAGGCTACTCACCGAGGGGCAGCCCgtccccagcagagcaggagcagaggatgGTGGCTGCACGGTCCCTTCACCCGGGTCCTCTGAGAGTGATGCACCGTGCCCTGGCCCCTACCACCACGAGGCCCCACCTCCCAGTTGCACGGGTTTGGGAGCTGGCGGGTTGTGGTGGAAACTGGCCAAAGAGCTCCCTGAAGCCACCGTAATTCGGAACAGATGATGGCAGAAAATCCCTTTTGTTGTCTTCCCTGCAAAGCccagaagctgcagcacagctgggatgcACCAGGGTTTAACGCCCCTCCATcaagagaagatgaaaaaagtGCCCTTGGACCTCACCACTTCAAAAGCAACAGATCATGAGCAGCCAGGGAGAAGGTGAAGAGTCAGGCAGTATTTcctaagaaattaaaaccttcctgtatttctgtagcCTGTTATGCCCCGTGGTGGAACAGGACCTTATCATGTTGGGAAACACAACACAGACCAAGAACATAGTTTCTCCCCAGGAGAGTTTACTAAGCACAAGGAGCAGAAGGCAGATGTGGGTGTCACATCCTGCATAAACCAATCTGGTTTGGCCAGATTTCTCTACAATTTCTAGGAGAATTCATGGAGGGTTTTGGTAAGGAGGCTTTTAGCTGAGGGTCAGGGCAGACACTTCATTATGAAAGCTCTAGGCATTTGGAGTAGACaggaatggaggaaaaaatcagGTTGGAAGTGATCTCTGTAAGTCACCTCATCCAACTCTTGCTCAGAACAGGACTACCCTTGAAGCTAGATCAGGCTGTTCAAGGTTATGTCCAGTCCTGAAAATCTCCAAGGGTGAGATTCCCATTTCTCTGGAGCCAAATTCCTGTGCTAACCATACTCACggtaaactatttttttccttatgtccagTTGGAAGTTTCTCTGTTGCAATTTGTGCCTGCCACCTCTTATCCTTGCTCTGTGCACCTCTGAGCAAGGCCTGTGCTCCCGTCTGCGCTGGTATGGCACGTGCTCCATGCGCCTAAATGTCTTACCCTCTCCACGATCCTCTGCTGGACTCTAGTCAAGATCTCTCCCGTGCTGGTGGGGCCAAAACAGGACATGGCTCCCCAAATGTGACCTCACAAGTGCTTCACAGAGAGGAACAACTACTCCCCTTGACCTGCCAGCAATGCTCTCACTACTGCAGCTGTTTCGTGGCCAGCCTGTCTTGGTGCACAGGAGGCACTCTGCCAACTCACGTCATAATTAACAAATCCATTTGCAGTATTGAttgagaagaaagaagacaCCACCTGTATGGAGACATGATAGGTTCTGGTTATTGACTACAGAGATCACAGACGAGCCACGCTGATAAGACAAGGACAAcatgatggaaagaaaaatgccagaGGACACAGCAATAACCAAGGGGCTCAGCGCAGATGACCCGCCCAAGCAGCCTGCTGACACAAGGCTGCTGTGTGTCCTGGACCACCTGGCACGAGGCAGGGAGACCCTTGGCATGCATCTCGGCATCACGGGAAGCCCAAGCACCAGAGCCAAGTCCTTGAacacctgcagctgcctggcactCATGTGCAGGACACAGAGGTGTGCACCCAACACGACTCTGTggctcccagctgtgctgctcgTACATGGGGGTGGGAGACTGCCCAGGGATGTGAGAAAGCCATGCGTGGGAGGAAAATACCCACTTTCGCCCCAAAGAGCCTGGAGATTGCTTCCAccccagagctctgcaaagCCTGCAGGCCTGCCTTGCTAGCTGGGTACAGAGGCATATGAGTGTCCTGGGCTGTCTCCAGCTCGGTGGTGGGGTGAGTCACTGCAATCCAGACAACAGGACAAAGGGCAGCAGCTTGCCCAAAAGTTTGCTCTCTTGGCACTGACACTTTTTCCAGCCCCACTGGCCTTGCTAAAAGTGCAGGGTGCGTGCCAAGCTTCTCTCTGCCTTGGCTAGAGTTGGGATCAACAGACAACACAGCCTTTGCCCTACTAACGCCTTTGCTcatcccctccccttcctctgaGGCAAAagctgtgccagccctgggctctgcagtgCAAAGGTACCATTGCTTCTACCCCGCCTCTGCTTCACCTCACACCAGAAATACCTTCTGTGTTTCTCCAGGCAATATTTAGAGCTCACTGGATGAGCTGGAAGCCGTTTTACACCTTTGTCTCCACAGTCTGTTCCATATCCCTCAAAAAACCACAGTGAGGGGATGAGCCAGATCCCCAAAGACCTGAAAGGAATCTTTGCACTTAGGTCTGGAAGGGGGCTGGCAAGGTAACCAATTCATTTCCATGCTCTGTGGGAGGATCAGCACCCTCTAAACCACTGCCGGCAGATCTCTGTCCGGTTTCTTTTTCAGGACTGCCCTTCCTGGGCAATCCATTTAGTCTTTCATTTTACTTACAGTTCAAAAAAAGTGTGATTTAATTCTCCTTTGCTGCAATATAAATGTATTACCTCCTGGATGGTTTTAGAGACTGATTTATCGCCTTCCTCTTGGCAGACAACC includes these proteins:
- the PLIN1 gene encoding perilipin-1 isoform X1; its protein translation is MTAKKNQTVQNGSAKENVLQRVLQLPVVSSTCESLQRTYASTKEAHPLVASVCEVYERGVQGASALAMWSVEPVVRRLEPQFAVANNLACRGLDHLEEKIPALQYPVDKLASELKGTISSPLQSAKSTIGNSMDKIMELAAEGYEVTKNTVETTARYTRRNSVSQMAAAGVDTALGGLEKLMEYLLPEEDEEAGSPDTQIPSSDQKPKETRESAAKVSQQQTSAPSTLGRISALVSTVSHRAYQQTTQSLQHAKAKGQELATWIPVLGSLAKPSVPAAPRVHGDGQSTAGGWLSQRQSKVPEQKQEKVGKKDDHTKEAGDNPGLVGSVAHNLQTACASGISSVKKVPAVAWDAAEGLILFTPRRLSKAMETVDALGGTLVSAPKHLLGTLYSYVPLRRQSVKAEEPAGGSKPSPETEQKEEDTKPAPPSAEEKSQLRGDWRLYRGHHPLSFLGLEDPLFLRHNLYRSPAFEPECPLPRKSAFAPYNRRVSEGSYRFSPEAMYSRAYYTNLYAPAFKKD
- the PLIN1 gene encoding perilipin-1 isoform X2 — translated: MTAKKNQTVQNGSAKENVLQRVLQLPVVSSTCESLQRTYASTKEAHPLVASVCEVYERGVQGASALAMWSVEPVVRRLEPQFAVANNLACRGLDHLEEKIPALQYPVDKLASELKGTISSPLQSAKSTIGNSMDKIMELAAEGYEVTKNTVETTARYTRRNSVSQMAAAGVDTALGGLEKLMEYLLPEEDEEADQKPKETRESAAKVSQQQTSAPSTLGRISALVSTVSHRAYQQTTQSLQHAKAKGQELATWIPVLGSLAKPSVPAAPRVHGDGQSTAGGWLSQRQSKVPEQKQEKVGKKDDHTKEAGDNPGLVGSVAHNLQTACASGISSVKKVPAVAWDAAEGLILFTPRRLSKAMETVDALGGTLVSAPKHLLGTLYSYVPLRRQSVKAEEPAGGSKPSPETEQKEEDTKPAPPSAEEKSQLRGDWRLYRGHHPLSFLGLEDPLFLRHNLYRSPAFEPECPLPRKSAFAPYNRRVSEGSYRFSPEAMYSRAYYTNLYAPAFKKD